A region of the Streptococcus suis genome:
AAACTTTTCTTAACAGTGTGGATTTTTAAAATTATCTGTGGAAAACTTTTGTTTTTTATGGTACACTATTCTAACGAATATAATGTGAAAGGGGGAAAATATGAACCAAGAACAACTTTTTTGGCAACGATTTATTGAATTAGCAAAGGGAAATTTTAAGCCATCTATTTATGATTTTTATGTCGCTGATGCAAAATTACTCGGAATCAACCAGCAAGTTGCCAATATTTTCTTAAATCGTCCATTTAAAAAAGATTTCTGGGAAAAAAACTTCGAAGAGTTAATGATTGCCGCTAGTTTTGAAATCTACGGAGAGCCTCTTGCCATCCAATATCAATTTACAGAGGATGAACAGGAGATTAAGAACACTACAAACGCAAGAAGTTCAGTGGTTCACCAGGTACAGACACCTGAATCAGCTACTCCTCAAGAAACTTTTAAACCGGTTCATTCTGATATAAAATCCCAGTACACCTTTGCTAATTTTGTACAAGGAGACAATAATCACTGGGCAAAGGCTGCAGCTTTAGCTGTATCTGATAACCTAGGTGAGCTCTACAATCCATTATTCATTTTTGGTGGTCCTGGTCTTGGAAAAACTCATATTTTAAATGCGATTGGAAATAAGGTTCTAGCCGATAATCCCCAGGCAAGAATAAAATATGTCTCATCGGAAACATTCATCAATGAATTTTTAGAACACCTCCGTCTCAATGATATGGAAAGTTTCAAAAAAACCTATCGCAATCTGGACTTACTTCTAATTGATGACATTCAGTCTCTCCGTAATAAAGCAACAACACAGGAAGAATTTTTCCATACTTTTAATGCGCTTCATGAAAAAAATAAGCAGATTGTACTCACAAGCGACCGTAATCCCGATCACTTAGACAATTTGGAAGAAAGACTAGTAACACGTTTCAAATGGGGGTTAACCAGTGAAATCACTCCACCTGATTTTGAAACACGTATCGCAATTTTACGTAACAAGTGCGAGAACCTGCCTTACAACTTTACAAATGAGACGCTATCCTATCTAGCTGGGCAATTTGATTCGAACGTACGTGACCTTGAAGGTGCCTTAAAAGATATCCATTTGATAGCCACTATGCGTCAACTGTCTGAGATAAGTGTCGAGGTTGCTGCTGAGGCTATTCGATCAAGAAAACAAACAAATCCACAAAATATGGTTATTCCTATTGAGAAAATCCAAACCGAAGTGGGAAATTTCTACGGTGTCAGCTTGAAAGAATTAAAGGGTTCTAAGCGTGTTCAACATATCGTTCACGCGCGACAAGTTGCTATGTTTTTAGCACGTGAAATGACAGACAATTCCCTTCCAAAAATTGGGAAAGAATTTGGTAATCGAGACCATACAACCGTTATGCATGCATACAATAAAATAAAAACTCTCCTCTTGGATGATGAGAATTTAGAAATAGAGATTACCAGTATAAAAAATAAACTTCGTTAACCTGTGTATAACTTTTCAAAAAAGCTCTGTTTTTTCCACAAGTTGTGAACAAGTTAATTTCCGCAGTTTTATTGGTCTTTCATCACTTTTCCACAGAATACACAGAGACTACTATTACTATTAACCTTATAGATAATAAATAAAGGAGAATCCATGATTCAATTTTCTATTAATAAAAATATATTTCTACAAGCACTTAGTATTACTAAACGGGCAATCAGTACAAAAAATGCTATTCCAATTCTTTCAACAGTAAAAATTACAGTAACTAGTGAAGGAATCACTTTAACTGGTTCAAATGGACAAATCTCGATTGAACATTTTATTTCTATTCAAGATGAAAATGCAGGACTTTTGATCAGTTCTCCAGGTTCCATTCTCTTAGAAGCTGGTTTCTTTATTAATGTCGTATCCAGTATGCCGGATTTAGTCCTTGACTTCAATGAAATTGAACAAAAGCAAATCGTTTTGACAAGTGGTAAGTCTGAAATCACATTAAAGGGAAAAGAAGCAGAACAGTATCCTCGTTTACAGGAAGTTCCAACTTCAAAACCATTGGTGTTAGAAACAAAAGTATTAAAACAAACAATTAATGAAACAGCATTTGCAGCTTCTACACAAGAAAGTCGTCCTATTCTTACGGGTGTTCATTTTGTTTTAACAGAAAATAAAAATCTAAAAACTGTTGCAACAGATTCACACCGTATGAGCCAACGGAAATTGGTCCTTGATACCTCTGGTGATGATTTTAATGTTGTTATTCCAAGTCGTTCTCTCCGTGAATTTACTGCAGTTTTTACAGATGATATTGAAACAGTAGAAGTCTTCTTTTCAAATAATCAAATCCTTTTTAGAAGCGAGCATATTAGCTTCTATACACGCTTATTAGAAGGTACCTACCCTGATACAGACCGCTTAATTCCAACTGAGTTTAAAACAACTGCAATTTTTGATACTGCAAATCTTCGTCACTCGATGGAGCGTGCTCGTCTTCTTTCAAATGCAACCCAAAATGGTACAGTAAAACTAGAAATTGCTAATAATGTTGTATCGGCCCATGTAAATTCTCCAGAAGTTGGACGTGTGAATGAGGAATTAGATACTGTAGAAGTATCAGGTGAAGATTTAGTAATCAGCTTTAACCCAACTTACTTGATAGAAGCATTGAAAGCCACAACTAGTGAACAAGTGAAAATTAGCTTTATCTCTTCTGTCCGTCCATTTACATTGATTCCAAATAATGAAGGTGAAGATTTTATTCAATTGGTTACACCAGTTCGTACCAACTAAATAATATTAAGGAGGCTGGGCAAAAAGACCAACCTCGCTTCTCAGGGTTCGTGTCAACATCTCAGCGCAGTGGTTGATTGGCAGATTTGTTCGTGTTTTACACTCCAAATCTGACCTAATCAACTGTGCGGGGGCGGGAAGACGAACTCTTTTTTTGACCAGTCGAGTTCTTTCCCGCTCCCTTTATGTTATACTAAAAAATAGCACTGAGCTTATTTTTATATATTTAGTGATGGGGAATAAATGACGTTATATATATTAGCTAATCCTAATGCTGGTAGCCATACTGCTGAACATATCATATTCAAAATAAAAGAAAGTTATCCACAGCTTGCAGTTAACATTTTTATGACAGTTGGTCCTGAGGATGAAAAAAGGCAAATAGAGGCTATTTTAAAGGAGTTTGTCAGTAGTGAGGACCAATTAATGATTTTAGGTGGAGACGGCACACTATCTAAAGCGTTGCGTTTTTGGCCAGCTAGTCTACCGTTTGCTTATTATCCAACAGGATCTGGAAATGATTTTGCTAAGGCAATGAATATAACATCGCTCTATAGAAGTGTAGATGCCATTTTAGAGGGAAAAACAAGTCGGATATATGTTTTAAACAGTTCATACGGAACGGTTGTAAACAGTATGGATTTTGGCTTTGCAGCTCAAGTTATCAATGGTTCGACGAATTCAATTTTGAAAAAAATTCTGAACAAGGTAAAACTTGGGAAGTTAACTTATCTATTCTTTGGTATTAAAACATTATTTTCAAAACAAGCTATAAACTTAGAATTAACTCTTGATGAAAAATCTTATCAGTTAGCTAATCTCTTTTTTATTTCTGTAGCAAATAGTCTTTATTTTGGTGGAGGAATCATGATATGGCCAACAGCAAGTGCTAAAAAGAAGGAAGTAGATATTGCTTACTTCAAAAATGGAAATTTCTACCAACGTCTACAATCATTGTTAGCCTTATTAACGAAGAGGCATGAATCTTCTCATACAATTCAGCATTTAACAGGGGTAGATGTAGTTTTAAAATCAAAAGAAAAATTGTTATTGCAAATAGATGGAGAGACATGCACTGCAAATGAGGTAACGTTAACCTATCAGGAAAGAAGTATGTATCTTTAAGGAGGAAGTATGTATCAATTAGGAACCTTTGTCGAAATGAAAAAGCCCCATGCCTGTGTCATCAAATCGACCGGCAAGAAGGCAAATAAGTGGGAGGTTATCCGTCTAGGAGCGGATATTAAAATCCGCTGTAGTAACTGTGACCATGTTGTTATGATGAGCCGATATGATTTTGAACGAAAAATGAAACAAGTTCTGCCGAGTGAAGCCTAGTTGACAGTTTGCAACTGCTGGTTGCGATTTTTTCCTAAAAATTGCTAGTCAACTGTTCCTTTCTAAGCTATAATAGACTTATAAAAAAGAGGAGGATATAATCATGAAGCAGTTAGCACAGCAGATCAAGAATCTACGCACAACCAAGAACCTATCTCAAGATGAGTTGGCAGAGAAACTCTATATTTCCCGTCAGGCTGTTTCAAAGTGGGAAAATGGCGAAGCAACGCCAGATATTGACAAACTGGTTCAGCTGGCAGAAATCTTTGGTGTTAGTCTGGATTATCTGGTTTTAGGGAAAGAACCTGAGAAGGAAATTGTGGTGGAACAACGAGGAAAAATGAATGGTTGGGAATATTTGTACGAAGAATCCAAACGACCTCTTACAAGAGGAGATGTTGTCGTTCTCATTTTTTTTGCAGTTATATTTTTAGGTGGATTATTCATTAAGCATTATTTTTAACGAAGCTTGCCAAACAGCAAGCTTTTTCTCTACTTTTCTGCTATAATAGTCATGATTGAATTTTTAATTGGAGAGTAAAAAAACATGGCTTTAACAGCAGGAATCGTCGGTTTGCCAAACGTTGGTAAATCAACCCTATTTAACGCAATTACCAAAGCAGGAGCAGAAGCTGCAAACTACCCTTTCGCAACCATTGATCCAAACGTCGGCATGGTGGAAGTGCCTGATGAGCGTTTGCAGAAGTTGACGGAGCTCATCACCCCTAAAAAGACAGTTCCAACCACTTTTGAATTTACCGATATTGCCGGTATCGTAAAAGGTGCCTCTAAAGGTGAAGGACTTGGAAATAAATTCTTGGCCAATATTCGAGAGGTTGACGCCATTGTCCACGTGGTGCGTGCCTTTGATGATGAAAATGTCATGCGTGAACAAGGCCGTGATGATGCTTTTGTGGATCCAATCGCAGATATTGATACTATTAACCTAGAATTGATTTTGGCGGACCTAGAGAGCATCAACAAGCGTTATGCGCGTGTAGAAAAAATGGCCCGTACTCAAAAAGACAAGGATTCTGTGGCAGAATTTGCAGTCCTTGAAAAAATCAAACCTGTCCTAGAAGACGGAAAATCTGCTCGTACAGTTAACTTCACCGATGAAGAACAAAAAATCGTTAAGCAACTCTTCCTCCTGACCACTAAACCAGTCCTCTATGTTGCCAACGTCGATGAAGACAAGGTAGCAGATCCTGAGTCTATCAGTTATGTTCAGCAAATCCGTGACTTTGCAGCGACGGAAAATGCAGAAGTAGTGGTGATTTCTGCACGTGCTGAAGAAGAAATATCAGAACTTGACGATGAAGACAAGGGTGAGTTTTTGGAAGCTCTCGGTTTAACAGAATCTGGTGTGGACAAATTGACCCGTGCAGCCTACCACTTGCTTGGCCTTGGAACTTACTTTACCGCAGGGGAAAAAGAAGTGCGTGCTTGGACCTTCAAACGTGGCATGAAAGCTCCTCAGTGTGCGGGTATTATCCATTCAGATTTTGAAAAAGGCTTTATCCGTGCCGTCACCATGTCCTATGATGATTTGATTCAATACGGCTCTGAAAAGGCTGTTAAGGAAGCTGGACGCCTTCGTGAAGAAGGAAAAGAGTATGTGGTTCAAGATGGGGACATCATGGAGTTCCGCTTTAACGTTTGATGGCTAAACTGTCCTTATTCTTCGTTGTTTTACCTTGCCATACCATCAGTATTGTCTGCGGTTTCAACGCCTAGACTAAGAACAGTTTATCGCATCAAAGAGGATGATTACTTGGTTGGAAAGCATTTTCCAGCCTTTTGGTATTTAAGGAGAAAAAATGACACGATTGATCATCGGTCTGGGAAATCCCGGAGACCGCTATTTTGAAACAAAACATAACGTTGGCTTTATGCTGCTGGATAAGATTGCCAAGCGTGAAAATGTGACCTTTAGTCACGATAAGATTTTCCAAGCTGACATTGCCACAACCTTTATTGACGGTGAAAAAATTTACCTGGTTAAACCAACGACCTTTATGAATGAATCTGGTAAGGCTGTTCATGCCCTGATGGCTTATTATGGTCTGGATGCAACTGATATTTTAGTAGCTTATGACGACTTGGACATGGCTGTTGGGAAGATCCGTTTCCGTCAAAAAGGATCAGCTGGTGGCCACAATGGTATCAAATCCATTGTCAAGCATATTGGAACACAGGAATTTGACCGTATCAAGATTGGTATTGGGCGTCCTAAAGGAAAAATGAGCGTTGTCAACCATGTCTTGTCTGGCTTTGATATAGAGGACCGTATTGAAATCGACTTAGCACTAGATAAACTTGACAAGGCTGTCAACGTATATCTAGAAGAAGATGATTTTGATACCATTATGAGAAAGTTTAACGGCTAATGAATATACTAGATATACTTCACAAAAATAAGCAAATCAATCAGTGGCAGTCTGGATTAAACAAGTCAACTCGCCAACTATTATTAGGACTCACTGGAACCAGTAAGTCATTAGTCATGGCGACTGCCTATGATTGTTTGGCCGAAAAGATTATGATTGTGACTGCTACTCAAAATGATGCTGAGAAATTAGTTGCAGATTTAACAGCCATTATTGGAAGTGAGAATGTTTACAACTTTTTTACAGATGATAGTCCAATTGCGGAATTTGTCTTTGCATCAAAAGAACGAACTCAGTCAAGAATTGATAGTTTGAATTTTTTGACCAATGCAACTCAATCAGGAATTTTAGTTGCTAGTATGGCTGCTTGTCGGGTCTTATTGCCGAGTCCTGAGACTTATAAAGGTTCTAAAATACAGCTTGAAGTTGGTCAAGAAATAGAAGTTGACAAACTTGTAAAGAATCTTGTCAACATCGGCTACAAAAAAGTGTCTCGTGTATTAACCCAGGGAGAATTTAGCCAACGAGGTGATATTCTAGATATTTTTGACATGCAAGCAGAAACTCCTTACCGAATAGAATTTTTTGGAGATGAGATTGATGGCATTCGTATCTTTGATGTCGACAGTCAAAAATCTTTAGAAAATCTAGACGAAATCTCGATTTCTCCAGCTTCCGATATCATTTTGTCTTCGGAAGACTATAGTAGAGCTAGCCAATACATTCAGACAGCTATTGAACAATCGACCCTAGAGGAGCAACAGTCTTACTTACGAGAAGTCTTAGCTGATATGCAGACGGAGTACCGGCATCCAGATTTGCATAAATTCTTGTTCTGTATCTATGAACAATCATGGACATTGTTGGATTACTTGCCAAAGAGTTCTCCCTTATTTTTAGATGATTTTCATAAAATTGCTGACAAGCAGGCTCAATTTGAAAAAGAATCAGCAGAGTTGTTGACAGATGATTTACAGAAGGGTAAATCAGTATCAAGTTTGAAATATTTTGCCTCAACTTACGCTGAATTGAGAAAATACAAACCTGCCACCTTCTTTTCAAGTTTTCAAAAAGGTTTAGGCAATGTAAAGTTTGATGCTCTTTATCAATTTACTCAACATCCTATGCAGGAATTTTTCCACCAGATTCCACTGTTAAAAGATGAATTGACTCGATATGCGAAATCAAACAATACCGTTGTTATTCAAGCAAGTTCTGAAGCAAGTTTACAGACTTTGCAAAAATCTTTACAGGAGTATGATATTCAGCTACCTGCCTATCCAACGGATAAGTTAGTAGAAGGTCAGCAACAAGTGACCATTGGACAGCTAGCTTCTGGATTTCATTTGATGGATGAGAAGTTAGTTCTTATTACTGAAAAAGAGATTTTTAATAAAAAGATTAAGCGTAAGGTCCGTAGAACTAATATTTCTAATGCTGAGCGTATTAAGGACTATAGTGAGCTAGCTGTTGGTGACTATGTTGTTCACCATGTTCACGGGATAGGTCAGTATTTAGGGATAGAAACCATTGAAATATCAGGTATCCACCGTGACTATGTGACAGTTCAATATCAAAACTCCGATCGCATTTCCATTCCTGTAGAGCAGATTGATCTCCTTTCCAAATACTTAGCGTCCGATGGAAAAGCTCCAAAAGTTAATAAACTAAACGATGGCCGTTTCCAACGAACCAAGCAAAAAGTTCAGAAGCAGGTAGAGGATATTGCGGATGATTTGATTAAGCTTTATGCAGAGCGTAGCCAGTTGAAAGGCTTTGCCTTTTCACCGGACGATAACAATCAAGTTGAATTTGACAACTACTTTACACATGTGGAAACAGACGACCAACTCCGTTCCATCGATGAAATCAAAAAAGACATGGAAAAAGACTCTCCAATGGATCGTTTGCTGGTAGGAGATGTCGGCTTTGGTAAGACAGAGGTAGCTATGCGCGCTGCTTTCAAAGCTGTCAATGATGGCAAGCAAGTAGCTATTCTTGTACCTACGACTGTTTTAGCCCAGCAACACTATGCTAATTTCCAAGAACGGTTTGCAGAATTTCCTGTCAATGTGGATGTTATGAGTCGTTTTAAAACAAAGGCAGAGCAGGAAAAAACACTTGAGAAGTTGAAAAAAGGCCAAGTTGACATCTTGATTGGTACCCATCGCCTTCTATCAAAAGATGTTGTTTTTGCTGATTTAGGTTTACTGGTTATTGACGAAGAGCAACGGTTTGGTGTCAAGCATAAGGAACGCTTGAAGGAACTGAAAAAGAAAATAGATGTCCTAACCTTGACTGCAACTCCGATTCCTCGGACATTGCAAATGTCCATGCTGGGAATCCGCGACTTATCAGTAATTGAGACTCCACCGACAAATCGCTATCCTGTACAAACTTATGTGATGGAAACAAATCCTTCCGTTATCCGAGATGCAATGCTTCGAGAGATAGATCGCGGAGGTCAGGTTTACTATCTTTACAATAAAGTTGACACCATTGAACAGAAAGTGTCTGAATTAAAAGAATTGGTTCCAGAAGCTACTATAGGATACGTTCATGGACAAATGTCGGAGATCCAATTAGAAAATACTCTATATGCCTTTGTAGAGGGTGAGTATGATATTCTAGTGACCACAACAATCATTGAAACCGGTGTTGATATTCCAAATGCTAATACACTGTTTATTGAAAATGCAGATCATATGGGACTGTCAACTCTTTATCAACTTAGAGGACGTGTTGGCCGTTCCAGTCGGATTGCCTATGCCTATCTCATGTACCGTCCAGACAAGTCCTTGACAGAAGTAGCTGAAAAACGTTTGGAGGCAATCAAGGGCTTTACAGAACTAGGATCAGGT
Encoded here:
- a CDS encoding aminoacyl-tRNA hydrolase, whose translation is MTRLIIGLGNPGDRYFETKHNVGFMLLDKIAKRENVTFSHDKIFQADIATTFIDGEKIYLVKPTTFMNESGKAVHALMAYYGLDATDILVAYDDLDMAVGKIRFRQKGSAGGHNGIKSIVKHIGTQEFDRIKIGIGRPKGKMSVVNHVLSGFDIEDRIEIDLALDKLDKAVNVYLEEDDFDTIMRKFNG
- a CDS encoding DUF951 domain-containing protein produces the protein MYQLGTFVEMKKPHACVIKSTGKKANKWEVIRLGADIKIRCSNCDHVVMMSRYDFERKMKQVLPSEA
- the mfd gene encoding transcription-repair coupling factor — encoded protein: MNILDILHKNKQINQWQSGLNKSTRQLLLGLTGTSKSLVMATAYDCLAEKIMIVTATQNDAEKLVADLTAIIGSENVYNFFTDDSPIAEFVFASKERTQSRIDSLNFLTNATQSGILVASMAACRVLLPSPETYKGSKIQLEVGQEIEVDKLVKNLVNIGYKKVSRVLTQGEFSQRGDILDIFDMQAETPYRIEFFGDEIDGIRIFDVDSQKSLENLDEISISPASDIILSSEDYSRASQYIQTAIEQSTLEEQQSYLREVLADMQTEYRHPDLHKFLFCIYEQSWTLLDYLPKSSPLFLDDFHKIADKQAQFEKESAELLTDDLQKGKSVSSLKYFASTYAELRKYKPATFFSSFQKGLGNVKFDALYQFTQHPMQEFFHQIPLLKDELTRYAKSNNTVVIQASSEASLQTLQKSLQEYDIQLPAYPTDKLVEGQQQVTIGQLASGFHLMDEKLVLITEKEIFNKKIKRKVRRTNISNAERIKDYSELAVGDYVVHHVHGIGQYLGIETIEISGIHRDYVTVQYQNSDRISIPVEQIDLLSKYLASDGKAPKVNKLNDGRFQRTKQKVQKQVEDIADDLIKLYAERSQLKGFAFSPDDNNQVEFDNYFTHVETDDQLRSIDEIKKDMEKDSPMDRLLVGDVGFGKTEVAMRAAFKAVNDGKQVAILVPTTVLAQQHYANFQERFAEFPVNVDVMSRFKTKAEQEKTLEKLKKGQVDILIGTHRLLSKDVVFADLGLLVIDEEQRFGVKHKERLKELKKKIDVLTLTATPIPRTLQMSMLGIRDLSVIETPPTNRYPVQTYVMETNPSVIRDAMLREIDRGGQVYYLYNKVDTIEQKVSELKELVPEATIGYVHGQMSEIQLENTLYAFVEGEYDILVTTTIIETGVDIPNANTLFIENADHMGLSTLYQLRGRVGRSSRIAYAYLMYRPDKSLTEVAEKRLEAIKGFTELGSGFKIAMQDLSIRGAGNILGAAQSGFIDSVGYEMYSQLLEQAILEKQGKATQRQKSNSEVNLQIDAYLPSDYIGDQRQKIEIYKRIKNIDSRVNYQELQEELIDRFGEYPDVVAYLLEIGLLKSFLDQVFCHTVLRRQHQVTVTFEPMAGQIFLTQDYFEALSVTNLKAQITENKGKLAVVFNIQQKKEYEILEELISFAEKLKEIKARKAE
- a CDS encoding chromosomal replication initiator protein DnaA, producing the protein MNQEQLFWQRFIELAKGNFKPSIYDFYVADAKLLGINQQVANIFLNRPFKKDFWEKNFEELMIAASFEIYGEPLAIQYQFTEDEQEIKNTTNARSSVVHQVQTPESATPQETFKPVHSDIKSQYTFANFVQGDNNHWAKAAALAVSDNLGELYNPLFIFGGPGLGKTHILNAIGNKVLADNPQARIKYVSSETFINEFLEHLRLNDMESFKKTYRNLDLLLIDDIQSLRNKATTQEEFFHTFNALHEKNKQIVLTSDRNPDHLDNLEERLVTRFKWGLTSEITPPDFETRIAILRNKCENLPYNFTNETLSYLAGQFDSNVRDLEGALKDIHLIATMRQLSEISVEVAAEAIRSRKQTNPQNMVIPIEKIQTEVGNFYGVSLKELKGSKRVQHIVHARQVAMFLAREMTDNSLPKIGKEFGNRDHTTVMHAYNKIKTLLLDDENLEIEITSIKNKLR
- a CDS encoding XRE family transcriptional regulator, which encodes MKQLAQQIKNLRTTKNLSQDELAEKLYISRQAVSKWENGEATPDIDKLVQLAEIFGVSLDYLVLGKEPEKEIVVEQRGKMNGWEYLYEESKRPLTRGDVVVLIFFAVIFLGGLFIKHYF
- a CDS encoding DNA polymerase III subunit beta, with translation MIQFSINKNIFLQALSITKRAISTKNAIPILSTVKITVTSEGITLTGSNGQISIEHFISIQDENAGLLISSPGSILLEAGFFINVVSSMPDLVLDFNEIEQKQIVLTSGKSEITLKGKEAEQYPRLQEVPTSKPLVLETKVLKQTINETAFAASTQESRPILTGVHFVLTENKNLKTVATDSHRMSQRKLVLDTSGDDFNVVIPSRSLREFTAVFTDDIETVEVFFSNNQILFRSEHISFYTRLLEGTYPDTDRLIPTEFKTTAIFDTANLRHSMERARLLSNATQNGTVKLEIANNVVSAHVNSPEVGRVNEELDTVEVSGEDLVISFNPTYLIEALKATTSEQVKISFISSVRPFTLIPNNEGEDFIQLVTPVRTN
- a CDS encoding redox-regulated ATPase YchF, which translates into the protein MALTAGIVGLPNVGKSTLFNAITKAGAEAANYPFATIDPNVGMVEVPDERLQKLTELITPKKTVPTTFEFTDIAGIVKGASKGEGLGNKFLANIREVDAIVHVVRAFDDENVMREQGRDDAFVDPIADIDTINLELILADLESINKRYARVEKMARTQKDKDSVAEFAVLEKIKPVLEDGKSARTVNFTDEEQKIVKQLFLLTTKPVLYVANVDEDKVADPESISYVQQIRDFAATENAEVVVISARAEEEISELDDEDKGEFLEALGLTESGVDKLTRAAYHLLGLGTYFTAGEKEVRAWTFKRGMKAPQCAGIIHSDFEKGFIRAVTMSYDDLIQYGSEKAVKEAGRLREEGKEYVVQDGDIMEFRFNV